In Methylacidiphilum infernorum V4, a single window of DNA contains:
- a CDS encoding pyridoxal-phosphate-dependent aminotransferase family protein — MSKHIKLFIPGPTEVSKKTLEAFASPMIGHRSKEFQALYLEVQPALQQLFYTQRPVFFSTSSAWGVMEGALRNLAQKKVLCCMNGAFSDKWFDVAVRSGKEAEKLQYPWGTPVDPTELKNRLKSGDFDALTVIHNETSTGMMNPIFEIAEVMREFPEVSFIVDCVSSFSVLKIPFDELGIDVMLTGTQKALALPPGGALFAVSQRAMAKAEKTPARGYYFDFLEFQKNHEKAMTPSTPSISLFYALKSKLAEILNEGVENRYQRHLTMAQMTREWAQKRGFELFPKKGFESISLSCVKNNLQIDIPRLIQLLKNRFSVTIDGGYGSIKGKTFRISHMGDETPETIGRLLENIDECLEEIQKS; from the coding sequence ATGTCGAAGCACATAAAACTTTTTATTCCAGGTCCTACAGAAGTATCTAAAAAAACTTTAGAAGCTTTTGCAAGTCCAATGATCGGGCACAGAAGCAAAGAGTTCCAAGCTCTTTACCTTGAAGTCCAGCCCGCTCTCCAACAGCTTTTTTACACCCAAAGACCGGTGTTTTTTAGTACCAGCTCGGCTTGGGGAGTCATGGAAGGGGCTCTAAGAAACCTTGCTCAGAAAAAGGTGCTTTGTTGCATGAACGGCGCTTTTTCCGACAAATGGTTTGATGTTGCCGTGCGCTCCGGGAAAGAAGCCGAAAAGCTCCAGTATCCATGGGGAACACCCGTTGATCCGACGGAGTTGAAAAATCGACTCAAAAGCGGGGATTTTGACGCCCTGACCGTCATTCACAACGAGACCTCCACGGGGATGATGAACCCGATATTTGAAATTGCCGAAGTCATGAGAGAGTTCCCGGAAGTCTCCTTTATCGTTGATTGCGTCTCTTCGTTCAGCGTTCTCAAAATACCCTTTGATGAACTCGGGATCGACGTGATGCTTACCGGAACTCAAAAAGCCCTGGCTTTACCCCCTGGAGGAGCTCTCTTTGCCGTCTCCCAGAGGGCGATGGCCAAGGCCGAAAAAACCCCGGCTAGAGGCTATTACTTCGATTTTCTTGAATTTCAAAAAAATCATGAAAAGGCGATGACTCCCAGCACCCCTTCCATCAGTCTTTTCTATGCCCTCAAAAGCAAGCTTGCTGAAATATTGAACGAGGGGGTGGAAAACCGCTACCAGAGGCATCTCACCATGGCCCAGATGACCCGGGAGTGGGCACAGAAAAGAGGCTTTGAGCTCTTTCCCAAAAAGGGATTTGAATCGATTTCCCTAAGCTGCGTGAAAAACAACCTTCAGATCGATATACCCCGCTTGATCCAGCTCCTTAAAAACCGCTTTTCGGTGACGATTGATGGAGGATATGGAAGCATCAAGGGGAAAACTTTCAGGATTTCTCACATGGGGGATGAAACCCCTGAAACGATCGGCAGGTTATTGGAGAATATCGATGAATGCTTAGAAGAAATCCAGAAATCCTAG
- the rpe gene encoding ribulose-phosphate 3-epimerase: protein MKSMRKEIKIAPSILSADFARLEAHAKEALEAGADWLHIDVMDGHFVPNITIGPLIVEALNPLKRVTGTTLDVHLMIENPDRYIPDFARAGADIITVHVETCPHLHRTVQLIHDLGVKAGVTLNPATPLVTLEEILPYADLFLVMSVNPGFGGQEYIPTSTNKVARLREMLDRVDSRAWLEIDGGVKPSNAAEIVLAGADVLVAGSAVFKGQVKENILKLRESIEVAFHEDKGRD, encoded by the coding sequence ATGAAAAGTATGCGAAAAGAAATTAAAATTGCCCCTTCGATTTTATCTGCTGATTTTGCCAGGCTCGAAGCTCATGCCAAGGAGGCATTGGAGGCGGGAGCGGATTGGTTGCATATCGATGTTATGGATGGCCATTTTGTCCCTAACATCACGATAGGACCCCTGATCGTTGAAGCCTTGAATCCCTTGAAGAGAGTTACCGGGACAACCCTAGATGTGCATTTAATGATTGAAAATCCCGATCGTTATATCCCCGATTTTGCAAGGGCCGGGGCAGATATTATCACGGTTCATGTCGAAACCTGCCCTCATCTGCACCGAACGGTCCAGCTGATCCATGATTTGGGGGTTAAAGCAGGGGTCACGTTGAACCCGGCAACGCCCCTGGTGACCCTTGAGGAAATACTCCCCTATGCCGATCTTTTCTTGGTCATGTCCGTTAATCCCGGCTTTGGAGGACAAGAGTATATTCCCACAAGCACAAACAAGGTGGCCAGGCTCAGGGAGATGCTCGACCGGGTAGATTCCCGGGCATGGCTTGAAATCGACGGGGGTGTAAAACCCTCTAATGCCGCCGAGATTGTGCTGGCCGGAGCGGATGTGCTGGTGGCGGGTTCAGCCGTCTTTAAAGGACAAGTCAAGGAAAATATTCTCAAGCTTAGGGAAAGCATCGAAGTAGCATTCCACGAGGATAAAGGGCGAGATTAA
- a CDS encoding NADH:flavin oxidoreductase/NADH oxidase, producing MSKLFEPFTLRSVRFKHRIFLSPMCMYSAENGFVNDWHLVHLGARAVGGVALVMVEATAVSPEGRITPYDSGIWSDEHIAAFEPIVRFVTSWGAVAGIQLAHAGRKASTDKPWLGGAPLAPGKKGWIPLAPSPIPFDGLSPEPVEMSRKELHKVEEDFVRAAHRALKAGFQVLEIHMAHGYLLHEFLSPLSNKRSDEFGGSLENRMRFPLIIAKALRSQWPEELPLLVRISATDWVKGGWDLEQSIVFCRRLKEIGVDLIDCSSGGLVAAPIAAIPGYQVPFAEAIRKQAAIKTAAVGMITDPWQAEAIVSQEKADCVFLARELLREPYWVLKAARVLGVKTPCPSPYLRAWTS from the coding sequence ATGAGCAAACTTTTTGAACCTTTTACCCTCCGCTCCGTGCGATTTAAACACCGGATTTTCCTCTCCCCGATGTGCATGTATTCAGCAGAGAATGGTTTTGTCAACGATTGGCACCTAGTCCACCTGGGAGCCCGTGCCGTCGGGGGAGTAGCCTTGGTTATGGTTGAAGCTACCGCCGTGAGTCCCGAGGGGAGAATTACCCCCTATGACTCGGGCATATGGTCGGATGAACATATCGCAGCCTTTGAGCCGATCGTCCGTTTTGTAACAAGCTGGGGTGCTGTGGCGGGTATTCAACTGGCGCATGCGGGAAGGAAAGCTTCCACAGACAAGCCGTGGCTAGGTGGAGCTCCCTTGGCTCCCGGAAAAAAAGGGTGGATTCCCCTGGCTCCAAGTCCTATTCCTTTTGACGGTCTTTCCCCTGAACCCGTGGAGATGAGTCGTAAAGAGCTCCATAAAGTAGAAGAAGATTTTGTTCGGGCAGCCCATAGAGCCTTAAAAGCGGGTTTCCAGGTTTTAGAAATCCACATGGCTCACGGCTACCTGCTCCATGAGTTCCTTTCTCCTTTGTCGAATAAGCGCAGCGATGAATTCGGGGGTAGCCTGGAAAATAGGATGAGATTTCCCCTGATTATAGCCAAAGCCCTACGATCCCAATGGCCGGAAGAACTTCCCTTGTTAGTCCGCATTTCGGCAACGGACTGGGTCAAGGGAGGATGGGACCTGGAACAGTCGATCGTTTTTTGTCGCCGCCTTAAAGAAATCGGGGTGGATCTCATCGATTGTTCAAGCGGAGGATTGGTTGCTGCCCCGATAGCCGCTATCCCCGGCTATCAAGTTCCCTTTGCCGAAGCCATTCGAAAGCAGGCGGCTATAAAGACAGCCGCTGTAGGAATGATTACCGATCCATGGCAGGCCGAAGCGATCGTTTCCCAAGAGAAAGCGGATTGTGTTTTTTTAGCCCGCGAGCTTCTTCGGGAGCCCTACTGGGTGTTGAAAGCGGCAAGGGTTCTCGGGGTGAAGACTCCATGCCCATCCCCGTATTTGAGGGCATGGACTTCATAA
- a CDS encoding TolC family protein, whose product MKKLFISSLKWLFSSKAVLFFSFFLNLAFLRGQSENIRFPLAIQGLVEEAYHRNPEILYYEAAIEAAKGQSIQAKILPYPEIVGYAGPWFSSPGQENGGGATGFYQEYEIVQPFFFPGKMDILKAISDKDVELAKLWLDQFKLSLRAQVASLAYQLGAAEINVKATQEVVNQSKELIEFLEKRPKIGIQGLLDLRIIQGSLVDFQRMNREQEQLKKTVISQLNAILGYPPDHPLPLNITPPVEWPAPPNLKMLLEAASRKNNVVRMRAVEIEKAGKAIDAAKFVNIPDFGLGPYFIQEKGTNNNIGPGVIFTSGLPLWNQNRGNIISSEARKEQAISLLASTWRSIQSAINSRLEVYKQATALLSQEPSSFLDRLRSAAYLAERQYRLGAIPVQTFLEMQRQYISSAMILRTAQIDAATAFYDLQTLTGGGW is encoded by the coding sequence ATGAAAAAACTCTTTATCAGTTCCTTGAAATGGCTTTTTAGCTCGAAAGCTGTTCTTTTCTTTTCCTTCTTTTTGAACCTGGCTTTCTTGAGAGGCCAATCTGAAAATATCCGCTTTCCCCTGGCCATCCAGGGCTTGGTTGAAGAAGCCTACCACAGGAATCCCGAAATCCTCTACTATGAGGCGGCCATAGAAGCGGCTAAAGGTCAATCCATACAGGCCAAAATCCTTCCTTACCCTGAAATCGTAGGTTATGCGGGACCCTGGTTCAGCAGTCCGGGACAGGAAAACGGAGGGGGAGCTACAGGCTTTTACCAGGAATATGAAATCGTTCAACCTTTTTTCTTCCCCGGCAAAATGGATATTCTAAAAGCCATTTCAGACAAAGATGTAGAACTGGCAAAACTCTGGTTGGACCAATTCAAGTTAAGCTTGAGAGCCCAGGTGGCCTCCCTGGCTTACCAGCTCGGTGCTGCGGAAATCAACGTCAAGGCTACACAGGAAGTGGTCAACCAGAGCAAAGAGCTCATAGAATTCTTGGAAAAAAGGCCCAAAATCGGCATTCAAGGCCTTCTCGACCTGAGAATCATCCAGGGAAGTCTTGTTGACTTTCAAAGGATGAATAGGGAACAAGAACAACTCAAGAAAACGGTCATCTCCCAGCTTAACGCCATCCTTGGATACCCTCCGGATCATCCTCTGCCCCTCAACATCACTCCCCCGGTAGAGTGGCCTGCTCCGCCCAATCTCAAGATGCTTTTGGAGGCGGCCAGCCGAAAAAACAATGTCGTCCGAATGCGTGCCGTGGAAATAGAAAAGGCGGGAAAAGCCATTGATGCAGCAAAATTTGTAAACATTCCGGACTTCGGATTGGGTCCCTATTTCATCCAGGAAAAGGGAACTAACAACAACATAGGTCCTGGGGTGATATTCACAAGCGGCCTTCCTTTATGGAACCAGAACCGGGGAAACATCATCAGTTCTGAAGCAAGGAAAGAGCAGGCGATCTCCCTGCTTGCTTCTACTTGGAGGTCAATTCAAAGCGCCATAAATTCCCGGCTCGAGGTTTACAAGCAAGCCACCGCTCTTTTATCCCAAGAACCCTCCTCCTTCCTGGACCGACTGCGTTCCGCGGCATACCTGGCCGAAAGGCAATACCGGCTGGGAGCCATTCCCGTTCAAACCTTCCTTGAAATGCAACGGCAGTACATTTCAAGCGCGATGATTTTAAGAACGGCCCAGATTGATGCGGCAACGGCTTTCTATGACCTGCAAACCCTGACCGGTGGAGGTTGGTAA
- a CDS encoding response regulator transcription factor, which yields MRVLVVEDELKIARFISRALEEEGFTVDCCSRGDEALLMMLATPYDAAVLDIMLPGPDGISVLRSLRERGISLPILLLSARSETRDKIEGLNSGADDYLPKPFSMDELVARLRALIRRTAGIGLSVYKVGNLTLNLLTREVFRGQKKIELTAKEFSILELLMRTPGRVFTRTQVCERVWNYHFDPGTNLVDVYIQKLRKKIDEGEEQKLIQTVRGVGYKIEAL from the coding sequence ATGCGGGTTTTAGTTGTTGAAGACGAATTAAAGATCGCTCGGTTCATTTCAAGGGCCCTGGAAGAAGAGGGGTTTACGGTCGATTGTTGCAGTCGTGGAGACGAAGCCTTGCTCATGATGCTTGCTACTCCCTATGATGCAGCGGTCCTGGATATCATGCTTCCCGGTCCCGACGGCATAAGCGTTCTCCGGTCCTTGAGGGAGCGTGGGATCTCTCTTCCCATCCTCCTATTGAGTGCAAGGAGCGAAACCCGCGATAAAATCGAGGGGTTGAATAGCGGGGCGGATGACTACCTTCCCAAGCCCTTTTCTATGGATGAACTGGTAGCCAGGCTTAGGGCGCTCATCCGGAGAACGGCAGGGATAGGACTTTCGGTTTACAAGGTAGGCAATTTAACCCTCAATCTGCTCACCCGGGAGGTTTTTCGTGGCCAAAAGAAAATAGAACTGACGGCCAAAGAATTTTCCATCCTCGAGTTGCTCATGAGGACGCCGGGAAGGGTTTTTACCCGAACCCAAGTATGTGAACGCGTCTGGAACTACCATTTTGACCCCGGGACCAACCTTGTCGACGTCTACATCCAAAAACTACGCAAAAAGATCGATGAAGGAGAAGAACAAAAATTGATTCAAACCGTTAGAGGGGTAGGATACAAGATTGAAGCTCTTTGA
- the gpmA gene encoding 2,3-diphosphoglycerate-dependent phosphoglycerate mutase — protein MKVVFLRHGESIWNRENRFTGWTDVDLSSRGIEEAENAARLLKEEGFEFDVAFCSVLKRAIRTLWIVLDKMDRMWIPVEKSWRLNERHYGALQGLNKSEMAKKYGEEQVLLWRRSYDIVPPRLENDDPRHPRFDPRYRSLPADELPAAESLKDTLERTVPYWKERIFPAILSGQKVLVSAHGNSIRALIKYIENMSEKEIVGLNIPTGFPLVYDLDEQGNKLACYYLGDLEEIEKAQHRVAAQGKASS, from the coding sequence ATGAAAGTCGTATTCCTCCGTCATGGTGAAAGTATATGGAATAGAGAGAATCGGTTTACCGGGTGGACCGATGTAGACCTGTCCAGCCGCGGCATCGAAGAGGCTGAAAACGCGGCTAGGCTTCTCAAGGAAGAAGGTTTTGAATTTGACGTCGCTTTCTGTTCCGTGTTGAAGCGGGCGATCCGCACCTTGTGGATCGTTCTGGACAAGATGGATCGGATGTGGATTCCCGTTGAAAAAAGTTGGCGGCTTAATGAAAGGCATTACGGTGCCCTCCAGGGGTTGAATAAATCGGAAATGGCCAAAAAGTATGGAGAAGAACAGGTTCTTTTGTGGCGGAGAAGCTACGATATTGTTCCTCCAAGACTAGAGAACGATGATCCCAGGCATCCCCGGTTTGATCCTCGCTACCGGTCCTTGCCAGCCGACGAGCTTCCCGCAGCGGAAAGTTTGAAGGATACCCTTGAGAGGACCGTTCCATACTGGAAAGAAAGGATTTTCCCTGCGATCCTCTCAGGCCAAAAGGTGCTGGTATCCGCCCATGGGAACAGCATCCGGGCCCTTATCAAGTACATAGAGAACATGAGCGAAAAGGAGATCGTCGGGCTGAATATCCCTACCGGCTTCCCCCTGGTTTACGATTTGGATGAGCAGGGCAACAAGCTTGCTTGCTACTACCTTGGAGATTTGGAAGAGATAGAAAAAGCCCAGCACAGAGTGGCTGCCCAGGGCAAGGCCTCCAGTTGA
- a CDS encoding HAMP domain-containing sensor histidine kinase, whose translation MKSLPLRWRIALWTAFLVALALLSSGLVTGLVLYRELIENTDRELKSDSLEFFNLLAENQNLSLTAQQGLSQNFGNFEESSILEFAPAEKAPLYKSLLLKDKDLFVGHPLESFFYEKLNRSLYRIFYTQKNGYRLALGKNMASLYEILLEASHAYFLSAPFALLLATLGGWWISRKALLPIRHLASILEQLRASALHQRISIPTQDPDLKRLLNILNEMLARLEEAFQREIRLTADASHELKTPLTILKNELESALQRSDVDLQTEKTFLNLYEQVQTLSSLTQTLLFLSNLDRDSSLLKPTQLSIGQVLIEILEDAAILAAEKEITIEKDLADVGSLYADEDLIRRLLWNIFDNAIQYNTSKGFIEVKLRLTPTGHCLIQVSNSGPVVPAEERKNIFERFYRGQNAIGNGIAGHGLGLNLCREIVSAHKGEIRYDVDERGLNQITLLLPLSPNPPRPKKP comes from the coding sequence ATGAAAAGCCTCCCTTTACGTTGGAGAATAGCCTTGTGGACGGCCTTTCTTGTTGCCTTGGCCTTGCTCTCTTCCGGGTTGGTCACAGGGCTCGTGCTCTATAGGGAGCTTATTGAAAATACGGACCGGGAACTTAAATCGGACTCTCTTGAGTTTTTCAACCTCTTGGCGGAAAACCAAAACCTTTCTTTAACAGCCCAACAAGGCCTTTCACAAAACTTTGGAAACTTCGAAGAAAGCTCGATCTTGGAGTTTGCCCCGGCAGAGAAAGCCCCTCTTTACAAATCTCTTCTTTTGAAAGACAAAGACCTTTTCGTCGGCCATCCCCTTGAAAGTTTCTTCTACGAAAAGCTTAATCGTAGCCTCTACCGGATCTTTTACACCCAAAAAAACGGGTATCGGCTCGCCCTGGGGAAAAACATGGCTTCCCTTTACGAAATCCTCCTTGAAGCTTCCCATGCCTACTTTCTTTCCGCCCCCTTCGCCCTCCTTCTTGCCACCCTGGGAGGATGGTGGATATCCAGAAAAGCCCTTCTGCCCATTCGCCATCTTGCTTCGATACTCGAACAGCTCAGGGCTTCCGCTTTACACCAGAGAATTTCGATACCCACTCAAGATCCAGACCTCAAAAGGCTACTGAACATTCTCAATGAAATGCTCGCAAGGCTCGAAGAAGCTTTCCAAAGAGAAATCCGGTTGACGGCCGATGCATCCCACGAGCTTAAAACCCCGCTGACCATTCTCAAAAACGAACTCGAATCCGCCCTTCAACGCTCGGATGTAGACCTTCAAACAGAAAAAACATTCCTCAACCTTTACGAACAGGTTCAAACGCTCAGTTCGCTCACCCAAACCCTTCTTTTCCTTTCCAACCTGGATCGGGATAGTTCTTTACTCAAACCGACACAACTGTCCATCGGTCAAGTTCTAATCGAGATTCTTGAAGACGCGGCCATTCTCGCCGCCGAAAAAGAAATTACAATCGAAAAGGACCTAGCCGATGTCGGCTCCCTCTACGCCGACGAGGATCTTATCCGGAGGCTACTCTGGAACATTTTTGATAATGCCATCCAATACAACACTTCCAAGGGGTTCATAGAGGTAAAATTAAGGCTCACCCCTACCGGCCACTGCCTTATCCAAGTATCCAACAGTGGTCCTGTTGTCCCCGCAGAAGAAAGAAAGAATATTTTTGAAAGATTTTACCGGGGACAAAACGCGATCGGCAACGGTATCGCCGGCCATGGACTAGGCTTAAACCTATGCAGGGAAATCGTTAGCGCTCATAAAGGAGAAATCCGGTACGATGTCGATGAAAGGGGCTTAAACCAAATTACCCTTCTGCTACCCCTAAGCCCCAACCCTCCTCGGCCAAAAAAGCCGTAG
- a CDS encoding TolC family protein, producing MKRWLFLQLFFWLFLGWGLHRMEGAQNKQGLLKNLLDRGLSADPSVRYFFMEIEAAKGQQIQARLFPFPQFIGYIGPWSSGGSASTPSAFSPYGYQLYQLYQPLPFPGKLKSRKEIAALDREIAELIYKRYKLFLAFKIYSLAYSIGLTGENLRVTQEIIERISALIDFLSRRPKIGIQALIEMRILEGGLIGFLQNKRELEQNLVSLKSQLNAFLNFSPSNPLSLDILPDQPLPKLNFEELKLFSLEHNPTLLINERLIRRAEKELALTKLNAYPDFTVGPFWEYNKGINTDQGGGVTFTVGIPFSGSNVPGQAGFAWTTNKGNIISAQAKLDQSRSLYKATVQLIYGLLGSRFAVYEKAREQLLDLPTENILGQLSKAAAMAERQYRLGAIDVNRFLAVQRQYLAVTFATRGAQMDAISSLYELQNIAGIDPSQTAL from the coding sequence ATGAAAAGGTGGCTATTTCTCCAGCTCTTCTTTTGGTTGTTCTTGGGATGGGGCTTGCATCGAATGGAGGGTGCTCAAAACAAGCAAGGGTTGTTAAAAAACCTCCTCGACCGGGGCTTGTCCGCCGACCCCTCCGTCCGCTACTTTTTCATGGAAATCGAAGCGGCTAAAGGCCAACAGATCCAAGCCAGGCTTTTCCCTTTTCCCCAGTTCATCGGTTACATCGGCCCCTGGAGCAGTGGAGGATCTGCGAGCACCCCCTCGGCATTCTCCCCTTACGGCTACCAACTTTATCAACTTTATCAACCTCTTCCCTTTCCCGGCAAACTTAAATCCCGAAAAGAAATCGCTGCCCTCGACCGGGAGATAGCCGAACTGATCTACAAGCGATACAAGCTTTTCTTGGCTTTCAAGATCTATTCCCTTGCCTACAGCATCGGCCTTACCGGGGAAAACCTGAGGGTAACCCAAGAAATCATAGAAAGGATATCCGCCTTGATCGACTTTTTATCCCGAAGACCCAAGATCGGCATCCAAGCCCTTATCGAAATGAGAATCCTCGAAGGGGGGTTAATCGGTTTTCTCCAAAACAAAAGGGAGCTGGAGCAAAATCTCGTTTCTCTAAAATCCCAACTGAATGCCTTTCTCAACTTCTCCCCCTCCAATCCCCTCTCTTTGGACATTCTCCCAGACCAACCTTTGCCCAAGCTCAACTTCGAGGAGTTGAAGCTGTTTTCCCTGGAGCACAACCCCACCCTTCTTATAAACGAACGGTTAATCCGGCGGGCAGAAAAAGAACTGGCGTTAACCAAGCTCAACGCCTACCCGGATTTTACCGTCGGGCCCTTCTGGGAATACAACAAGGGGATCAATACCGATCAGGGCGGAGGGGTGACTTTTACGGTAGGTATCCCTTTCAGCGGCTCAAACGTTCCGGGACAAGCGGGTTTTGCCTGGACGACAAACAAGGGGAACATCATCAGCGCCCAAGCAAAACTCGACCAAAGCCGTTCCCTTTACAAAGCCACCGTGCAGTTAATCTATGGCTTGCTCGGCTCCAGGTTTGCCGTGTACGAAAAAGCCAGGGAACAGCTTCTTGATCTTCCTACAGAAAACATTCTCGGGCAGTTAAGCAAGGCTGCAGCCATGGCCGAAAGGCAGTACCGGTTGGGTGCAATCGATGTTAACCGATTTCTGGCCGTTCAAAGACAATACTTGGCTGTAACTTTTGCAACCCGGGGAGCTCAAATGGATGCGATCAGCTCCCTTTATGAACTTCAAAATATTGCCGGGATAGATCCCAGCCAAACGGCGTTATGA
- a CDS encoding bifunctional 2-methylcitrate dehydratase/aconitate hydratase, whose product MEREGEEVLSEICSYVLRNREFSLNAIDNAYLCFWDSLACLFLGVKSAECRLRMEPLFDEPSDSFSCLIPGSTLRANPLDAAFAISCGLRWLDYNDAWLAQEWGHPSDNLGAILACAQYREKKEGEKVSGLNILQWMVKAHEIQGVLSLKNSLNRFGLDHVVFVRVASAAVASAILGGGEKEVMSALTNSFVDGAPLRIYRHAPVTGWRKSWAAADAVRRAVWLAFIAKRGEMAYPNVLSQPQWGFPDAFLRGTQVVLDRPLSDYVMENVLFKAYPAEYHAQSAIEAALALREEVLPKLEKIQRIEIHTQLPAIRIIHKQGPLHNPADRDHCLEYIVALALLFGKVTQELYENDVAADPRVDYLRKKMVTVEDKTYTAAYYDPEKMAVANAVQVFFDDGSSTDKKEVLFPLGHPRRRAEFQKVLPLKIEHALNGLFSEERKKELLDLYSKKEKFFTQSSLELCSLFVPDLL is encoded by the coding sequence ATGGAGAGGGAAGGGGAAGAGGTTCTCAGTGAAATATGCAGCTATGTACTCCGCAACAGGGAATTTAGCCTCAATGCCATTGATAATGCTTATCTTTGCTTTTGGGATTCTCTAGCCTGCCTTTTTCTTGGAGTGAAATCCGCAGAGTGCCGGCTTCGCATGGAACCTTTATTCGATGAGCCTTCGGACAGTTTTAGCTGTCTTATCCCTGGCAGCACTTTGCGGGCTAATCCGCTGGATGCCGCTTTTGCGATAAGTTGCGGACTGCGCTGGCTCGATTACAATGATGCTTGGCTTGCCCAGGAATGGGGGCATCCCTCCGATAACCTGGGCGCTATTCTTGCCTGTGCCCAGTATAGGGAAAAGAAGGAAGGGGAGAAGGTAAGCGGGCTCAACATTCTTCAGTGGATGGTTAAAGCCCACGAGATCCAGGGGGTGCTTTCTTTAAAGAACTCCCTCAATCGGTTTGGACTCGATCACGTTGTTTTTGTACGGGTGGCGTCGGCAGCCGTAGCCTCGGCGATTCTTGGAGGAGGAGAAAAAGAGGTGATGAGCGCCCTGACGAACAGTTTTGTCGATGGCGCTCCATTAAGGATATACCGGCATGCCCCGGTGACGGGTTGGAGGAAGTCTTGGGCAGCGGCCGACGCCGTGCGCAGAGCGGTATGGCTTGCTTTTATCGCCAAAAGGGGGGAAATGGCTTATCCCAACGTGCTGTCGCAGCCCCAATGGGGTTTCCCCGATGCCTTTTTGAGAGGGACCCAAGTTGTTCTCGACAGGCCCCTTTCTGATTATGTCATGGAAAATGTGCTCTTTAAAGCTTATCCGGCGGAGTATCATGCTCAAAGCGCCATAGAGGCTGCTTTAGCGCTTCGAGAGGAAGTGCTCCCCAAGCTTGAAAAGATACAGCGCATAGAAATTCATACCCAGTTGCCGGCTATCCGGATTATTCATAAGCAGGGTCCTTTGCATAATCCCGCTGATCGGGATCATTGCCTTGAATATATCGTTGCCCTAGCCCTTCTGTTTGGAAAAGTTACCCAAGAACTTTACGAAAACGATGTAGCCGCCGATCCCCGTGTTGATTACCTGAGGAAAAAAATGGTTACGGTGGAGGATAAGACTTACACTGCGGCTTATTATGACCCGGAAAAGATGGCCGTCGCCAATGCCGTACAGGTCTTTTTCGATGACGGTTCTTCAACCGATAAAAAAGAGGTCCTTTTTCCCTTGGGACATCCTCGAAGAAGGGCGGAATTTCAAAAGGTTTTACCCCTGAAGATCGAACATGCCTTAAACGGGCTTTTTTCCGAAGAAAGGAAAAAAGAGCTCCTTGATCTTTATTCAAAAAAGGAGAAGTTTTTTACCCAAAGTTCCTTGGAGCTGTGTTCTCTTTTTGTACCCGACCTCCTGTAG